Proteins encoded in a region of the Zunongwangia endophytica genome:
- a CDS encoding SDR family oxidoreductase — protein MENILIAGATGSTGKRIIEILNNSESFSPMAMIRKEEQRQMFEDMGVESILADLEDDVSHAFKGVDKVIFAAGSGGSTGPEKTTAIDEEGAIKMIDGAKASNVKKFVMLSSMGTDSPEDGGDLEHYLRAKKKADDHLRASGMPFTIVQPGSLNDEMGRARVKVAEKLDEYGEISRDDVAFLLVMSLADPLTKNMSYQAVEGETPVKQALIELSGIG, from the coding sequence ATGGAAAATATATTGATTGCCGGTGCAACCGGATCTACAGGAAAAAGAATTATCGAAATACTAAACAACTCCGAGAGTTTTAGCCCTATGGCTATGATCAGAAAAGAAGAGCAAAGGCAGATGTTTGAAGATATGGGGGTAGAAAGTATTCTAGCCGATTTAGAAGATGATGTATCTCACGCTTTTAAGGGAGTTGATAAAGTAATTTTTGCTGCAGGATCTGGAGGAAGCACAGGACCGGAAAAAACGACCGCAATAGACGAAGAAGGAGCTATTAAAATGATTGATGGTGCTAAAGCTAGCAATGTAAAGAAATTTGTGATGCTTAGTTCTATGGGTACAGATAGTCCAGAAGATGGTGGAGATTTAGAACACTATTTAAGAGCTAAGAAAAAAGCAGATGATCATCTTCGTGCCAGCGGAATGCCTTTTACCATCGTACAACCAGGAAGTTTAAATGACGAAATGGGGCGTGCTCGTGTAAAAGTTGCTGAAAAACTTGATGAATATGGAGAAATCTCTAGAGACGATGTAGCCTTTTTACTAGTAATGTCTTTAGCAGATCCTCTTACAAAAAATATGAGCTATCAAGCTGTTGAAGGTGAAACACCGGTAAAACAAGCGCTAATAGAACTTAGTGGAATTGGATAA